The DNA segment AAAGGCGTTAAAAAAATCCTTGTTGTAAAATTCAGACACATCGGGGATGTCCTCCTGATAGTGCCTACAATAAGGGCATTGAAAAAAACCTTTCCTGAAACCACTGTATCTGTCCTTGTAAACTCAGGCACAGAGGATGTGCTAACAGGTAACGCTGTTATTGATGAGTTGATAGTATTTGACAGGGCAATAAAAAGCTTACCTGCAGGCAAACGTTTTATGAAGGAGATTAGTTTCTTAAAAGAAATAAGGGCTAAAGGTTTTGATATGACAGTTGACCTCACAGGAGGAGATAGGGCGGCAATTATATCTTTTTTATCAGGGGCGCGGTATAGATTGGCTGGCAATCCTGGCAAAAAAGGATTTATTGGCAAGAAATATCTCTATACACATTTTGCAAACATTGATAAACAGAGACATCTGGTATTGCAGAATCTTGATGTTGTTGGACAATTTGGTATTAATGCAGAGAATCTTACCATAGATTTTTTCATTCCTGAAGATGCCAGGATGTTTGTAAGAAAGGTTTTTGAGGAACATAACATTAAAAGAATCCCCCCTTTAGCAAAGGGGGGATGGGGGGATTTGATTGTCCATGTCCATCCAACATCGAAATGGCTTTTTAAATGCTGGAAAGACGAGTATATGGCAGAGGTGATAAGCTGGCTGATTGATAAGGGAATAAAGGTAATTGTAACATCTGCCCCTGATAATAAAGAGATGGAAAAGGCAAAAAGGATTTTGTCTTTATGCTCGTCCCTCGTCCCTCGTCCCTCGTCTCTGTTAGACCTCTGTGGTAAGACCACCATTAAAGAACTTGCCGCAATTTCAGAGGCATCTGATTTGTTTTTGGGAGTTGACTCTGCACCTATGCACATCGCTGCAGCAGTTGGAACACCTGTTATTGCCCTGTTTGGGCCGACAGGGGAAGAATGGATGCCCTACGGTCAGGGCCATATAGTTATTTCAAAAGACATGCCCTGCAAGCCATGCAAAAAAGGTATGTGTGAGGGAATAGAGTTGAGGGAATGTATGATGGCTATTAAACCGGATGATGTGAAAGAGGTCGCCTTAAAAATCCTGAGCAAATTTTCATGTTACAAAGGAACCTGAAAACAGGGGCAAGCTCTGAGCGAAATGATAAGATTCCTCACTTCGCCCTGTACCATTTGGGTCAGGACTTCGTTCGGAATGACAACTACTCTGCTGTCATTTGACATTTAAATTAGCGTTAAGAATTTTGAGGAATCAGAAATGATAAAAATAGATAAGAACAATATCAAAAACATTCTTATCATAAGGCGTAACAACATCGGAGATATGATATGTGCTATTCCTGTATTTAAAACCATACGCAGAGAATTTCCACAGGCACATATT comes from the Nitrospirota bacterium genome and includes:
- the rfaQ gene encoding putative lipopolysaccharide heptosyltransferase III; its protein translation is MTYTPIFKGVKKILVVKFRHIGDVLLIVPTIRALKKTFPETTVSVLVNSGTEDVLTGNAVIDELIVFDRAIKSLPAGKRFMKEISFLKEIRAKGFDMTVDLTGGDRAAIISFLSGARYRLAGNPGKKGFIGKKYLYTHFANIDKQRHLVLQNLDVVGQFGINAENLTIDFFIPEDARMFVRKVFEEHNIKRIPPLAKGGWGDLIVHVHPTSKWLFKCWKDEYMAEVISWLIDKGIKVIVTSAPDNKEMEKAKRILSLCSSLVPRPSSLLDLCGKTTIKELAAISEASDLFLGVDSAPMHIAAAVGTPVIALFGPTGEEWMPYGQGHIVISKDMPCKPCKKGMCEGIELRECMMAIKPDDVKEVALKILSKFSCYKGT